From a region of the Thiorhodovibrio winogradskyi genome:
- a CDS encoding SUF system Fe-S cluster assembly protein produces MNRLARFAGFGRDKQTRDIDDSTGAGAQEVEETFVEEAVERMDAEELREPIIAALRRVHDPEIPVNIYDLGLIYKIDIAPNGNVDVDMTLTAPACPVAGMMPLMVKDAVQKVEGVGQVEVELVWDPPWSQDKMSEEALLQLGMM; encoded by the coding sequence ATGAACAGACTGGCGCGATTCGCCGGCTTTGGCCGCGACAAACAAACTAGGGACATCGATGACTCCACTGGGGCAGGGGCGCAAGAGGTGGAAGAGACTTTTGTGGAAGAGGCCGTTGAACGCATGGACGCCGAGGAGTTGCGCGAACCCATCATCGCCGCGCTGCGCCGGGTGCATGATCCGGAAATCCCGGTCAACATCTACGATCTCGGACTCATCTACAAGATCGATATCGCGCCCAATGGTAATGTCGATGTCGACATGACGCTGACCGCTCCCGCCTGCCCGGTCGCCGGCATGATGCCACTCATGGTCAAGGACGCGGTGCAAAAGGTCGAGGGCGTCGGCCAGGTGGAGGTCGAACTGGTCTGGGATCCACCCTGGAGTCAGGACAAGATGTCCGAGGAAGCCTTGTTGCAGCTTGGCATGATGTAG
- the coaD gene encoding pantetheine-phosphate adenylyltransferase yields MRSIVYPGTFDPVTNGHSDLIARAARLFDQVVVAVAEDSIKASTFTVAERLEMLRGVAREHDNVKVTSFSGLLVDFARGLGVPVIMRGLRAVSDFEYEFQLAGMNRRMAPDIETLFLTPAEQYAYISSSLVKEIARLGGDVSGFVAPSVYAALRERFR; encoded by the coding sequence ATGCGCAGCATCGTTTACCCTGGCACTTTCGATCCCGTCACCAATGGCCACAGCGACCTAATTGCGCGTGCGGCGCGCTTGTTCGATCAGGTGGTGGTTGCGGTGGCTGAGGATTCGATCAAGGCCTCTACTTTTACCGTGGCCGAACGGCTGGAGATGCTGCGCGGCGTCGCGCGTGAGCATGACAACGTCAAGGTCACCTCATTCTCTGGGCTGCTGGTGGATTTCGCCCGCGGCCTGGGCGTGCCTGTCATCATGCGCGGGCTGCGGGCGGTGTCGGACTTTGAATACGAGTTCCAGCTCGCCGGCATGAACCGACGCATGGCACCAGACATCGAGACCCTGTTTTTAACGCCTGCCGAGCAGTACGCTTACATCTCCTCGTCCCTGGTCAAGGAGATCGCCCGGCTTGGCGGCGATGTCTCGGGCTTCGTGGCGCCGAGCGTCTATGCTGCATTGCGCGAGCGCTTTCGCTAA
- a CDS encoding 5-bromo-4-chloroindolyl phosphate hydrolysis family protein produces MSLDRHDISGDVRQALTSARQGWRRWREGRPKAPRMLLLWLASAPLIPAAFVSLITGRLLTFAAEALAYTLIAMAAILARRGYLDSSREPQRRFSRRLYLPLLNVAGVLVGMAIAITATAGAGYTAPVSLAFALIATTGFFLAYGMQPWLKGERLEAVDRESRLVAEALAEAESRLILIEQAAHSLGNQELRGRLSRIAAHGRDILAQIAARPSDLSRARRFLTVFLEGAEQVSNGYVRTHRHTDSAELEQRFRSVLITIEDQFIHQRQRLTQTDVTDLDIQIEVLQKQLEQEGVGS; encoded by the coding sequence ATGTCACTTGATCGTCATGACATCAGCGGCGATGTGCGCCAAGCTCTCACCAGCGCCCGTCAGGGTTGGCGGCGCTGGCGTGAAGGGCGCCCCAAAGCCCCGCGCATGCTCTTGCTCTGGCTGGCGAGCGCGCCGCTCATTCCGGCCGCCTTTGTCAGCCTGATCACCGGCCGCCTACTCACCTTTGCCGCCGAGGCCCTGGCCTACACGCTCATTGCCATGGCCGCCATCCTCGCCCGGCGCGGTTATCTCGACAGCTCGCGCGAACCCCAACGGCGCTTCTCCCGCCGCCTCTACCTGCCGCTACTCAATGTCGCTGGCGTCCTGGTGGGCATGGCCATTGCGATAACCGCCACCGCCGGCGCCGGCTACACAGCTCCGGTTAGTCTGGCCTTCGCGCTGATCGCCACCACGGGTTTTTTTCTCGCCTACGGCATGCAGCCCTGGCTCAAGGGCGAGCGACTCGAAGCTGTGGATCGCGAATCCCGCTTGGTGGCCGAGGCTCTGGCCGAGGCCGAAAGCCGGCTGATCCTAATCGAACAGGCCGCCCATTCTCTAGGCAACCAGGAATTGCGCGGCCGACTTTCGCGCATCGCCGCCCATGGCCGGGATATTCTGGCGCAGATCGCCGCGCGGCCGTCCGACCTCAGCCGCGCCCGGCGTTTCTTGACGGTGTTTCTTGAAGGCGCCGAGCAGGTCTCCAACGGCTATGTGCGCACCCACCGCCATACGGATTCAGCCGAACTCGAACAGCGCTTTCGCTCGGTCCTGATCACCATTGAGGATCAGTTCATCCACCAGCGCCAGCGCCTGACCCAAACCGACGTGACAGACCTCGACATCCAGATCGAAGTGCTGCAAAAGCAACTTGAGCAGGAGGGGGTGGGGTCTTGA
- a CDS encoding Fe(3+) ABC transporter substrate-binding protein yields the protein MGDLIMHKPRALGAAVLGVTLGAALAATTAMAAPEDGNAEVNLYSARKEALIKPLLDRFSEQTGIEVNLVTGKADALLQRLKSEGANSPADLLLTVDAGNLHRAKEAGLTQAIKSATIAEEVPENYRDSDGHWVGLSLRARPIMYVSDRVDPSELSTYEDLADPKWKKRICIRSSSNVYNQSLVASLIFANGEEATETWAKGVVDNMARPPMGGDRDQIKAAAVGECDLAIANTYYLAGMLTSDDPAEREPAEQMSVFWPNQDGRGAHVNVSGAAVTAAAKNKDAAVQLIEFLLNPESQDWYAQANGEYPVREGVEMSPVLAKWGKFKADDLNLETLGELNGEAVLLMDRAGWK from the coding sequence ATGGGCGATTTGATCATGCACAAGCCTAGGGCGCTCGGCGCCGCGGTGCTGGGTGTCACCCTGGGGGCAGCGCTGGCAGCCACGACGGCCATGGCCGCGCCCGAGGATGGGAATGCTGAGGTGAATCTCTACTCCGCGCGCAAGGAGGCACTGATCAAGCCACTGCTTGATCGCTTCAGCGAGCAGACGGGGATCGAGGTGAATCTGGTCACCGGCAAGGCGGATGCCTTACTGCAGCGGCTGAAAAGCGAGGGCGCCAACAGTCCGGCTGATTTGCTGCTGACGGTCGATGCCGGCAATTTGCATCGCGCCAAGGAGGCCGGGCTGACGCAAGCGATCAAGTCTGCCACCATTGCCGAGGAAGTACCGGAGAATTATCGCGATTCGGATGGTCACTGGGTCGGCCTGTCCCTGCGCGCGCGCCCCATTATGTACGTGAGTGATCGCGTCGATCCGAGCGAGCTGTCCACCTACGAGGATCTGGCCGACCCCAAGTGGAAAAAGCGCATTTGCATCCGCTCTTCCAGCAATGTCTATAACCAATCACTGGTGGCCTCGCTGATCTTCGCCAATGGCGAGGAGGCCACCGAGACTTGGGCCAAAGGCGTGGTCGATAACATGGCACGTCCACCCATGGGCGGCGATCGTGATCAAATTAAAGCCGCCGCCGTTGGTGAATGCGACTTGGCCATCGCCAATACCTATTATCTGGCAGGCATGTTGACCTCCGATGACCCTGCCGAGCGCGAGCCAGCCGAGCAGATGTCAGTGTTCTGGCCGAATCAAGACGGTCGGGGTGCCCATGTCAATGTCAGTGGCGCGGCGGTCACGGCCGCGGCCAAAAACAAAGACGCCGCCGTGCAGCTCATCGAATTTCTGTTGAATCCCGAGTCCCAGGACTGGTATGCCCAAGCCAATGGCGAGTACCCAGTGCGCGAGGGCGTGGAGATGAGCCCGGTGCTGGCCAAATGGGGCAAGTTCAAGGCTGACGATCTCAACCTCGAGACCCTCGGCGAACTCAACGGCGAGGCGGTGCTGCTGATGGACCGGGCGGGCTGGAAGTAA
- the sufC gene encoding Fe-S cluster assembly ATPase SufC: MLSVKGLKANVGDKEILKGLDFTVGPGEVHAIMGPNGSGKSTFAHVLSGREGYEVTAGSVDFDGHDLLALEPEERAQMGLFLAFQYPVELPGVNNTYFLKSAVNAIRKARGDEELDAVSFLRLMKERLKVLHLDDSLLKRPVNFGFSGGEKKRNEIFQMAMLEPKLAILDETDSGLDIDALRIVADGVNALRCAERSMIVVTHYQRLLDYIQPDHVHVLAHGRIIRSGGKELALELEEKGYGWIAGAEAEAA; this comes from the coding sequence ATGCTGTCTGTGAAGGGCCTGAAGGCCAACGTGGGTGACAAGGAGATTCTCAAGGGGCTCGACTTTACAGTCGGCCCGGGCGAGGTTCATGCCATCATGGGGCCGAATGGCTCGGGCAAGAGCACCTTCGCCCACGTCCTCTCGGGACGCGAGGGCTACGAGGTCACCGCCGGCTCGGTCGACTTCGACGGCCACGACCTGCTCGCGCTTGAACCGGAAGAACGCGCCCAGATGGGGCTTTTTCTCGCCTTTCAGTACCCGGTCGAGCTGCCAGGGGTGAACAACACTTATTTCTTGAAATCCGCCGTCAATGCCATCCGCAAGGCACGCGGGGATGAAGAACTCGATGCTGTGTCCTTCCTGCGGCTGATGAAGGAACGCCTCAAGGTGCTGCACCTGGATGACAGCCTGCTCAAGCGTCCTGTCAATTTCGGCTTCTCCGGTGGCGAGAAAAAGCGCAACGAGATTTTTCAGATGGCCATGCTCGAACCCAAGCTGGCGATCCTCGACGAGACCGACTCAGGTCTGGATATCGATGCCTTGCGCATTGTCGCCGACGGCGTGAACGCCCTGCGTTGCGCCGAGCGCTCCATGATCGTGGTCACCCATTATCAGCGCCTGCTCGACTACATCCAGCCCGATCACGTGCATGTGCTGGCGCACGGGCGCATCATCCGCTCCGGCGGTAAGGAACTGGCGCTGGAGCTAGAAGAAAAAGGCTACGGCTGGATCGCAGGGGCCGAGGCGGAAGCGGCATGA
- a CDS encoding ABC transporter permease, which translates to MAVSVFIRFSSASWWPPVTVALLAAVLALPVLVVVSFIFVPAGEVWQHLVDTVLADYVVNSLLLMLGVALGTLIGGVGTAWLTTMCQFPGRGLFEWALLLPMAMPAYIIAYTYTGLLDVAGPVQSGLRELMAWGYGDYWFPRVRSLPGAAVMLSLVLYPYVYMLARAAFLSQSLAVLEVSRTLGNGPWRTFLTLALPLARPAVVAGLALALMETLADYGTVEYFGVATFTTGIFRTWFGLGNPAAAAQLAAVLLGFVFLLIVLESWSRAGARYHATGSREQSIRRLRLRGFSRALAWLFCLLPLLFGFLLPAGQLAFWSWSFATEGASDGFWRLATNSLALAASTALLAVLLALLLGYGKRLYPVASVRLSARVAGLGYAVPGTVIAVGVLIPFAWLDNALDARMREWFGLSTGLLLSGTLLALIFAYLVRFLAVALQTVESGLGKIRPAIDDASRSLGLAPGQTLWRVHIPMLRGSLLTAGLLVFVDVLKELPATLILRPFDFNTLAVRAYELAADERLADSGPAALTIVLAGLLPVILLSRAITRSRLAEAGSG; encoded by the coding sequence ATGGCTGTCTCTGTTTTCATCCGATTTTCCTCGGCCTCCTGGTGGCCGCCAGTGACTGTCGCGCTCCTCGCGGCAGTGCTGGCGCTGCCCGTCCTGGTGGTGGTGAGCTTCATCTTCGTGCCCGCCGGAGAGGTTTGGCAGCACCTGGTTGACACTGTTCTTGCGGACTATGTGGTCAACTCCCTGCTGCTGATGCTGGGCGTGGCGCTTGGCACTCTGATCGGTGGCGTGGGTACCGCCTGGCTGACCACCATGTGCCAGTTCCCTGGGCGCGGGCTGTTCGAGTGGGCGCTGCTGCTGCCGATGGCCATGCCGGCCTATATCATCGCCTACACCTATACCGGTCTGCTCGATGTGGCGGGGCCGGTACAGTCCGGCCTGCGTGAGCTCATGGCTTGGGGCTATGGGGATTATTGGTTCCCGCGGGTGCGCTCGCTGCCGGGGGCGGCGGTAATGCTCTCCCTGGTGCTTTACCCTTATGTCTACATGCTGGCGCGGGCGGCTTTTTTGAGTCAGTCCCTGGCGGTGCTGGAGGTGAGTCGGACCCTGGGTAATGGCCCTTGGCGCACCTTTTTGACACTGGCGCTGCCGCTGGCGCGCCCGGCGGTGGTGGCAGGCCTGGCGCTGGCGCTGATGGAGACCCTGGCGGACTACGGCACGGTGGAATACTTCGGGGTCGCGACCTTCACCACCGGGATTTTCCGCACCTGGTTTGGTTTGGGGAATCCAGCCGCGGCGGCACAGCTGGCCGCGGTGCTGCTCGGTTTTGTGTTTTTGCTCATTGTGTTGGAGAGCTGGTCGCGCGCCGGTGCGCGCTATCATGCCACCGGCAGCCGCGAGCAGAGCATCCGCCGGCTGCGGCTGCGCGGTTTTAGCCGCGCTCTGGCTTGGCTGTTTTGTTTGCTGCCGCTGTTGTTCGGCTTTCTGCTGCCGGCGGGACAACTGGCGTTCTGGTCCTGGTCCTTTGCCACCGAGGGCGCCAGTGATGGCTTTTGGCGGCTGGCAACCAACAGCTTGGCGCTGGCTGCGAGCACGGCGCTGCTAGCGGTGCTGTTGGCGCTGCTGCTGGGCTATGGCAAGCGGCTTTATCCGGTGGCCAGTGTGCGCCTTAGCGCGCGAGTGGCTGGGCTGGGTTACGCGGTACCGGGCACCGTGATCGCCGTGGGCGTGCTAATTCCCTTTGCCTGGCTGGACAATGCGCTGGATGCGCGGATGCGCGAGTGGTTTGGTTTGTCCACCGGCCTGCTGCTGAGCGGGACACTGCTCGCGCTCATCTTTGCCTATCTAGTGCGCTTTTTAGCGGTTGCGCTGCAAACCGTGGAATCCGGTCTGGGCAAGATTCGCCCGGCAATCGATGATGCCAGCCGTTCCTTGGGGTTGGCACCGGGGCAGACGCTGTGGCGGGTGCATATCCCCATGCTGCGCGGCAGCCTGCTCACAGCCGGACTGCTGGTGTTTGTGGATGTGCTAAAGGAACTGCCAGCAACTCTCATTTTGCGCCCTTTTGATTTCAATACCCTGGCGGTGCGGGCCTACGAACTGGCAGCCGATGAGCGCTTGGCCGATTCTGGCCCAGCGGCGCTGACCATTGTGCTGGCGGGCTTGTTGCCGGTGATCCTCTTGAGTCGGGCGATTACGCGGTCTCGGCTAGCGGAAGCGGGCAGTGGCTAG
- the sufB gene encoding Fe-S cluster assembly protein SufB, with translation MSAVAEYDHLVKSEYEHGFITDIESDTLPPGLDETVITAISTRKGEPDWMREWRLSAYAKWLEMPTPEWAAVHHPAIDFQDISYFSAPKKKDGPKSLDEVDPVLLETYEKLGIPIEEQKALAGIAVDAVFDSVSVATTFRSKLAEAGVIFCSISEALQEHPELIRQHLGTVVPPTDNFYAGLNAAVFTDGTFVYVPKNTRCPMELSTYFRINTAKTGQFERTLIVADEGSYVSYLEGCTAPQRDENQLHAAVVELIALEGAEIKYSTVQNWYPGDENGKGGIYNFVTKRGDCRGARSKISWTQVETGSAITWKYPSCILRGDDSVGEFYSVAVTKGRQQADTGTKMIHIGRNTRSTIVSKGISAQHGQQSYRGLVRIAAKAEGARNHTQCDSLLIGDRCAAHTFPYIEVKNPSAKMEHEATTSKISEDQLFYCRSRGLSEEDAVSMIVNGFCKQVFNKLPMEFAVEAQKLLSISLEGAVG, from the coding sequence ATGAGCGCAGTCGCCGAATACGATCATTTAGTCAAGTCAGAATACGAGCATGGATTCATCACCGACATCGAATCCGACACCTTGCCGCCAGGCCTGGACGAGACGGTCATCACCGCGATTTCCACCCGCAAGGGCGAGCCTGACTGGATGCGCGAGTGGCGCTTGAGCGCCTACGCCAAGTGGCTTGAAATGCCGACTCCCGAGTGGGCGGCGGTGCATCATCCGGCGATTGATTTTCAGGATATCTCTTACTTCTCGGCGCCAAAGAAAAAAGACGGGCCAAAAAGCCTGGATGAAGTCGACCCGGTGCTGCTGGAGACCTACGAGAAGCTCGGCATCCCCATCGAGGAACAAAAAGCGCTGGCTGGCATCGCGGTGGACGCGGTCTTCGATAGTGTGTCAGTCGCGACGACCTTTCGGAGCAAACTGGCCGAGGCAGGGGTCATCTTCTGCTCTATCTCCGAGGCACTGCAGGAGCATCCGGAGCTGATCAGACAACACCTCGGCACGGTGGTCCCGCCGACGGACAACTTCTACGCCGGGCTGAACGCGGCTGTTTTCACGGACGGCACCTTTGTCTACGTCCCCAAAAACACTCGCTGCCCCATGGAGTTGAGCACCTATTTCCGCATCAATACCGCCAAGACCGGGCAGTTCGAGCGCACGCTGATCGTCGCCGACGAGGGCAGCTATGTGAGCTATCTGGAAGGCTGCACCGCACCGCAGCGCGATGAAAACCAACTCCACGCCGCGGTGGTGGAGCTGATCGCGCTCGAAGGCGCCGAGATCAAATACTCCACGGTGCAGAACTGGTATCCGGGGGATGAGAACGGCAAGGGCGGGATTTACAATTTCGTCACCAAACGCGGTGACTGTCGCGGCGCGCGCTCCAAAATTAGCTGGACCCAGGTCGAGACCGGCTCGGCCATCACCTGGAAGTATCCGAGTTGCATCCTGCGCGGCGATGACTCGGTCGGCGAGTTCTACTCGGTCGCGGTCACCAAGGGCCGGCAGCAGGCCGACACCGGCACCAAGATGATTCATATCGGGCGCAACACCCGTTCGACCATCGTCTCCAAGGGCATCTCGGCGCAGCATGGCCAGCAGTCCTATCGCGGTCTGGTGCGCATCGCGGCCAAGGCCGAGGGCGCGCGCAACCACACCCAGTGCGATTCTTTATTGATTGGCGATCGCTGCGCCGCCCATACCTTTCCTTACATCGAGGTGAAAAACCCGAGCGCGAAGATGGAGCATGAGGCCACCACCTCCAAGATCAGCGAGGATCAGCTCTTCTACTGTCGCTCGCGCGGTTTGAGCGAGGAAGATGCCGTGTCCATGATCGTGAATGGCTTCTGTAAGCAGGTGTTCAACAAGCTGCCGATGGAATTCGCCGTCGAGGCGCAAAAGCTGCTCAGTATCAGCCTTGAGGGCGCGGTGGGCTAA
- a CDS encoding PIN domain-containing protein, giving the protein MTGRVYILDACAVIAMQQQEPGAETLLEILVAPETQARIHSINLCEIYYDLLRRDPLAQLEALVEELAHWDVTVDQALGFPLLRRAGEIKARWCRISLADCIALSLAELCGGELLTTDHHELDPLAEAAYPIRFIR; this is encoded by the coding sequence TTGACTGGTCGCGTCTACATCCTGGACGCCTGTGCAGTCATTGCCATGCAACAGCAGGAACCCGGCGCCGAGACGCTGCTGGAAATTTTAGTCGCGCCGGAAACACAGGCAAGAATTCATTCCATCAATCTTTGCGAAATCTACTACGATCTGCTGCGACGCGACCCTCTGGCTCAACTTGAAGCTCTGGTCGAAGAACTGGCGCATTGGGACGTTACCGTTGATCAGGCTTTGGGATTCCCTCTCTTGCGACGAGCCGGAGAAATTAAAGCACGATGGTGTCGTATTTCGCTGGCCGATTGCATTGCCTTGAGCTTGGCAGAGCTTTGTGGTGGCGAATTACTGACAACCGACCATCATGAATTGGACCCTCTGGCTGAAGCGGCCTACCCGATTCGCTTTATCCGATAG
- the sufD gene encoding Fe-S cluster assembly protein SufD, with product MNSAPTFITPTEPALLGWLHGTPGARRQHEPDWLSALRAAASERASHQGVPTQKSEGWRYTSLRALIDQNFQPCHQPITALQPEDIEDQLIPGLDSHRLVMVNGHFEPRLSRLDALPEGVRIGSLAEILTQDGDVIANLLGQVAGDGQHVFTSLNTAGFDDGLVLLIDANVRLERPVELLNLSIGLDPPAGPGLAQPRHLIQLASGARAELIERHLSFGDALYCNNAVVEIRLAKEARLHHVRLQAESPNAYHLTGLYLEQHAASRYRGVNIGMGGAWARTDLITRFVAPEADCELQGLYLAGDRQLIDYHMDVQHLVPGCSSRENFKGILHGKGRAVFDGRVYVAAHAQQTDAAMSNRNLILSPNAEVDTKPQLEIYADDVKCSHGTTVGQLEPEMLFYLRSRGIAAPLARRMLCLGFAGEIIEAIDSEPLREQISELVGERLERSPL from the coding sequence ATGAACAGCGCCCCTACCTTCATCACGCCGACCGAACCAGCCCTGCTCGGCTGGTTGCATGGCACCCCTGGGGCGCGGCGCCAGCATGAGCCGGATTGGCTGAGCGCCTTGCGCGCGGCGGCCAGCGAGCGCGCCAGCCACCAGGGTGTACCAACGCAAAAGTCCGAAGGTTGGCGCTATACCAGCCTGCGCGCGCTGATCGACCAGAATTTTCAGCCGTGCCACCAGCCCATCACGGCGCTGCAGCCCGAAGACATCGAGGACCAGCTCATTCCCGGCCTCGACAGCCATCGGCTGGTGATGGTCAACGGCCACTTCGAGCCGCGCCTGTCCCGGCTCGATGCGCTGCCCGAGGGCGTGCGCATCGGCAGCCTGGCGGAAATCCTGACTCAGGATGGCGATGTGATCGCCAATCTGCTGGGCCAGGTTGCCGGGGATGGTCAGCATGTATTCACCTCGCTCAATACCGCCGGCTTTGATGATGGCCTGGTGCTGCTGATCGATGCCAATGTGCGTCTGGAACGCCCGGTCGAGCTGCTCAACCTGTCCATCGGTCTCGATCCTCCCGCGGGCCCTGGCCTTGCCCAGCCACGCCATCTGATTCAGCTGGCATCAGGCGCTCGCGCTGAACTGATTGAGCGCCACCTGAGCTTTGGCGATGCGCTGTATTGCAATAATGCCGTGGTCGAAATTCGCCTGGCCAAAGAGGCGCGACTGCATCATGTGCGGCTGCAGGCTGAAAGCCCCAACGCCTACCATCTGACTGGCCTCTATCTGGAACAGCACGCCGCCAGTCGCTATCGCGGCGTTAATATCGGCATGGGCGGCGCCTGGGCGCGCACCGATTTGATCACGCGTTTTGTGGCGCCAGAGGCCGACTGCGAGCTACAGGGCCTGTATCTTGCCGGTGACCGGCAGCTGATCGACTACCACATGGATGTCCAACATCTGGTGCCAGGGTGTTCGAGCCGTGAAAATTTTAAAGGGATTCTGCACGGCAAGGGCAGGGCGGTATTCGACGGACGGGTCTATGTGGCGGCCCACGCGCAGCAGACCGATGCGGCCATGTCCAATCGCAATCTGATTCTCTCGCCCAATGCCGAGGTCGACACCAAGCCGCAGCTCGAAATTTACGCCGATGACGTCAAATGCAGCCATGGCACCACCGTTGGTCAACTCGAGCCGGAAATGCTGTTTTACCTGCGCTCGCGTGGCATCGCCGCCCCGCTGGCAAGACGTATGCTGTGCCTGGGCTTCGCCGGGGAGATCATCGAGGCCATCGATTCCGAGCCGCTGCGCGAGCAGATCAGCGAGCTCGTCGGCGAACGGCTGGAGCGCTCGCCGCTATGA
- a CDS encoding ABC transporter ATP-binding protein, which translates to MTPLLVRGVSVGYGGAPVVLDAHLQLEEGGIGCLLGPSGCGKTTLLRAIAGFEPVMAGEILLGGMLVSGPGFSVPAEQRRIGMVFQDFALFPHLTVANNIGFGLRRLERRARARRVVELLELVGLGKAAGLHPHELSGGMQQRVALARALAPRPRMLLLDEPFSSMDVELREALAREIRALLRHEGVTAILVTHDQLEAFAMADRISVMCAGRIHQTGTGFALYHQPVDRFVADFIGQGEFLPGQVIDGKSVSTELGVLRGQNAIALPQGTQVEVLVRPDDLICAQCEQKTALVVERAFRGAEYLYTLELDSGRRLLSLAPSHDDFPPGTRVGIRAELDHLVMFERAPGV; encoded by the coding sequence GTGACCCCCTTGCTGGTTCGGGGCGTGAGCGTCGGCTATGGCGGCGCGCCCGTGGTGCTGGATGCGCATCTGCAACTGGAGGAGGGCGGTATCGGCTGCCTGCTCGGGCCAAGTGGCTGTGGTAAGACCACCTTGTTGCGGGCCATTGCTGGCTTTGAGCCGGTCATGGCGGGGGAGATTCTGCTCGGTGGCATGCTGGTGTCCGGTCCCGGCTTCAGCGTGCCGGCGGAGCAGCGTCGGATTGGCATGGTGTTTCAGGATTTCGCCCTCTTTCCCCATCTCACGGTGGCTAACAATATTGGCTTTGGTCTGCGCCGGCTCGAGCGGCGGGCGCGCGCGCGGCGGGTGGTGGAGTTACTGGAGCTGGTCGGTCTTGGCAAGGCGGCAGGCTTGCATCCGCATGAGCTCTCCGGCGGCATGCAGCAGCGCGTTGCCCTGGCGCGGGCGCTGGCGCCGCGACCGCGGATGCTGTTGCTCGATGAGCCCTTCTCGAGCATGGATGTGGAGTTGCGCGAGGCGCTGGCGCGGGAGATCCGCGCGCTATTGCGCCATGAGGGTGTGACGGCCATCCTGGTCACCCACGATCAGCTCGAGGCCTTCGCCATGGCGGATCGGATCAGTGTGATGTGTGCCGGGCGCATTCACCAGACCGGCACCGGCTTTGCGCTTTATCACCAGCCGGTGGATCGCTTCGTGGCCGATTTTATCGGGCAGGGCGAGTTCTTGCCGGGACAGGTGATCGACGGGAAGAGTGTTTCCACCGAGCTTGGCGTGCTGCGTGGCCAGAATGCCATCGCCCTGCCGCAGGGCACGCAGGTCGAAGTGCTGGTGCGCCCGGATGATCTGATCTGCGCCCAATGCGAACAAAAAACCGCGCTGGTGGTCGAGCGCGCTTTTCGCGGCGCCGAATACCTCTACACCCTGGAACTCGACAGCGGCCGCCGGCTGCTGTCACTGGCACCCAGCCATGATGATTTTCCGCCCGGCACCCGGGTCGGCATTCGCGCCGAGCTGGATCACCTGGTGATGTTTGAACGCGCGCCAGGCGTCTGA
- a CDS encoding YfhL family 4Fe-4S dicluster ferredoxin, whose protein sequence is MALIITDECINCDVCEPECPNGAISQGDEIYVIEPDLCTECVGHFETSQCVEVCPVDCIITDPDNTETEEQLRAKYERITSDNG, encoded by the coding sequence ATGGCATTAATTATCACCGACGAATGCATCAACTGTGACGTGTGCGAGCCCGAGTGCCCCAACGGCGCCATTTCCCAGGGCGACGAGATCTATGTGATTGAGCCGGATCTCTGCACCGAATGCGTCGGCCACTTTGAGACCTCCCAGTGCGTTGAGGTTTGTCCGGTCGACTGCATTATCACCGACCCGGACAATACCGAGACCGAGGAACAGCTGCGCGCCAAGTACGAGCGCATCACCAGCGACAACGGCTGA